A genomic segment from Cygnus atratus isolate AKBS03 ecotype Queensland, Australia chromosome 9, CAtr_DNAZoo_HiC_assembly, whole genome shotgun sequence encodes:
- the PIK3CA gene encoding phosphatidylinositol 4,5-bisphosphate 3-kinase catalytic subunit alpha isoform, whose product MPPRPSSGELWGIHLMPPRILVECLLPNGMIVTLECLREATLLTIKHELFKEARKYPLYQLLQDESSYIFVSVTQEAEREEFFDETRRLCDLRLFQPFLKVIEPVGNREEKILNREIGFAIGMPVCEFDMVKDPEVQDFRRNILNVCKEAVDLRDANAPHSRALYVCPPNVESSPELPKHIYNKLDKGQIIVVIWVIVSPNNDKQKYTLKINHDCVPEQVIAEAIRKKTRSMLLSSEQLKLCVLEYQGKYILKVCGCDEYLLEKYPLSQYKYIRSCIMLGRMPNLMLMAKESLYTQLPLDTFTMPSYSRRISTATPYMNGEATAKSLWTINSALRIRILCATYVNVNIRDIDKIYVRTGIYHGGEPLCDNVNTQRVPCSNPRWNEWLLYDMYIPDLPRAARLCLSICSVKGRKGAKEEHCPLAWGNINMFDYTDTLVSGKMALNLWAVPHGLEDLLNPIGVTGSNPNKETPCLELEFDWFSNPVKFPDMTVIEEHANWTISRELGFNYSYAGLSNRIARDNELRESDKEQLRAICTRDPLSEITEQEKDFLWSHRHYCVNTPEILPKLLLSVKWNSRDEVAQMYCLVKDWPPIKPEQAMELLDCNYPDPMVRAFAVRCLEKYLTDDKLSQYLIQLVQVLKYEQYLDNQLVRFLLKKALTNQRIGHFFFWHLKSEMHNKTVSQRFGLLLESYCRACGMYLKHLSRQVEAMEKLINLTDILKQEKKDETQKVQMKFLVEQMRRPDFMDALQGFISPLNPAHQLGNLRLEECRIMSSAKRPLWLNWENPDIMSELLFQNNEIIFKNGDDLRQDMLTLQIIRIMENIWQNQGLDLRMLPYGCLSIGDCVGLIEVVRSSHTIMQIQCKGGLKGALQFNSHTLHQWLKDKNKGEMYDAAIDLFTRSCAGYCVATFILGIGDRHNSNIMVKDDGQLFHIDFGHFLDHKKKKFGYKRERVPFVLTQDFLIVISKGAQECTKTREFERFQEMCYKAYLAIRQHANLFINLFSMMLGSGMPELQSFDDIAYIRKTLALDKTEQEALEYFMKQMNDAHHGGWTTKMDWIFHTIKQHALN is encoded by the exons atgcCTCCACGACCATCATCCGGTGAACTATGGGGCATCCACTTGATGCCACCGAGGATCCTTGTGGAGTGTCTTCTCCCAAATGGAATGATAGTGACTCTAGAATGCCTCCGTGAGGCCACATTACTAACTATTAAACACGAACTCTTTAAAGAAGCGAGAAAATACCCTCTCTATCAGCTCCTTCAAGATGAATCTTCTTACATTTTTGTAAGTGTTAcgcaagaagcagaaagagaagagtttTTCGATGAAACACGGAGGCTTTGTGACCTGCGGCTATTTCAACCTTTTCTAAAAGTCATTGAACCAGTAGGtaacagagaagagaagattCTTAACAGAGAAATAG GTTTTGCTATTGGCATGCCCGTCTGTGAATTTGACATGGTTAAGGATCCTGAAGTACAagacttcagaagaaatattctTAATGTTTGTAAAGAAGCAGTGGATCTTCGAGATGCCAATGCACCACATAGTAGAGCATTGTACGTCTGTCCTCCAAATGTAGAGTCTTCACCTGAACTACCCAAACACATATACAATAAACTAGataaag GGCAAATTATAGTTGTGATCTGGGTAATAGTCTCACCAAACAATGATAAGCAGAAATACACCTTAAAAATCAATCATGACTGTGTGCCTGAGCAAGTTATTGCTGAAGCAATTAGGAAGAAAACACGAAGTATGTTGTTGTCATCCGAACAACTGAAGCTTTGCGTGTTGGAGTACCAGGGCAAGTATATTTTAAAGGTGTGCGGCTGTGATGAATACTTGCTAGAAAAATATCCGCTGAGCCAGTATAAG taCATAAGAAGTTGTATAATGCTTGGTCGCATGCCCAATCTGATGCTGATGGCTAAAGAAAGCCTATATACCCAGTTGCCACTGGATACCTTTACAATGCCATCTTATTCCAGGCGTATCTCTACAGCTACACCCTACATGAATGGAGAAGCTACAGCTAAATCCCTGTGGACTATAAATAGTGCTCTCAGAATAAGAATTCTCTGTGCAACCTATGTAAATGTGAACATTAGAGACATTGACAAA atatatGTTCGAACAGGTATCTACCATGGAGGGGAACCTTTGTGCGACAATGTGAATACTCAGAGGGTACCTTGTTCTAATCCCAG ATGGAATGAGTGGTTGCTGTATGACATGTACATTCCCGATCTTCCACGTGCTGCTCGGCTCTGCCTTTCTATCTGTTCTGTTAAAGGCCGGAAGGGTGCTAAAGAG GAGCACTGTCCATTGGCTTGGGGAAATATAAACATGTTTGATTACACAGACACTCTTGTATCTGGGAAAATGGCTTTGAATCTTTGGGCAGTACCTCATGGACTGGAAGATTTGTTGAATCCTATTGGTGTTACTGGATCAAATCCGAATAAG GAAACTCCATGTTTAGAGCTGGAATTCGATTGGTTTAGCAATCCTGTTAAGTTTCCAGATATGACAGTGATTGAAGAACATGCCAATTGGACTATCTCACGTGAACTGGGGTTCAACTACAGCTATGCGGGGCTG AGTAACAGAATAGCTAGAGATAACGAATTAAGAGAAAGTGACAAGGAGCAGCTGCGAGCCATATGTACGCGGGATCCTTTGTCTGAAATCACTGAGCAAGAGAAGGACTTCCTTTGGAGCCACAG GCACTATTGTGTAAATACACCAGAAATTCTGCCCAAATTACTTTTGTCTGTTAAATGGAATTCTAGAGATGAAGTAGCTCAG ATGTACTGTTTGGTAAAAGACTGGCCTCCGATCAAGCCAGAGCAAGCAATGGAGCTTTTGGATTGTAATTATCCAGATCCAATGGTGCGAGCTTTCGCAGTTCGGTGTCTAGAGAAGTACTTGACAGATGACAAACTGTCACAGTACTTAATCCAGCTAGTACAG GTTCTGAAATATGAGCAGTATTTAGATAATCAGCTTGTGAGATTTTTACTCAAGAAAGCACTGACGAATCAAAGGATAGGACACTTCTTCTTTTGGCATTTAAA GTCTGAAATGCACAATAAAACTGTAAGTCAGAGATTTGGTTTACTTCTGGAGTCCTACTGTCGAGCGTGTGGAATGTACCTGAAGCATCTGAGCAGGCAGGTGGAGGCTATGGAGAAGCTGATTAACCTCACAGATATCCtcaagcaggaaaagaaagatgagacCCAGAAG GTGCAGATGAAGTTTCTTGTTGAACAAATGAGACGGCCAGATTTTATGGATGCTTTGCAAGGCTTTATCTCTCCTCTTAATCCTGCTCATCAGCTGGGAAATCTTCG GCTTGAGGAGTGCAGGATAATGTCATCTGCAAAAAGGCCCCTATGGTTGAACTGGGAAAACCCAGATATTATGTCTGAATTGTTGTTTCAGAACAATGagataatctttaaaaatggagatg ACTTACGTCAGGACATGCTGACACTACAGATAATTAGAATTATGGAAAACATCTGGCAAAATCAGGGTCTTGATCTTCG GATGTTGCCTTATGGTTGTTTGTCTATTGGTGACTGTGTGGGACTCATTGAGGTAGTGAGAAGTTCTCATACAATCATGCAGATCCAGTGTAAAGGAGGCTTAAAGGGAGCATTGCAGTTCAACAGCCATACATTGCATCAGTGGCTCAAGGACAAGAACAAAGGAGAAAT GTATGATGCAGCTATTGACTTGTTTACACGTTCTTGTGCTGGCTACTGTGTTGCTACCTTTATACTGGGCATTGGTGATCGCCACAACAGTAACATCATGGTGAAAGATGATGGACAA cTGTTTCACATTGACTTTGGCCACTTCCTTGaccataagaagaaaaaatttggTTATAAAAGAGAGCGTGTGCCATTTGTCTTAACACAAGACTTTTTAATAGTGATTAGTAAAGGAGCCCAAGAATGCACCAAAACAAGAGAGTTTGAAAG GTTTCAGGAGATGTGTTATAAGGCTTATCTAGCAATTCGGCAGCATGCCAATCTGTTCATAAATCTCTTCTCCATGATGCTTGGCTCAGGAATGCCAGAACTGCAGTCCTTTGACGATATTGCATACATTCGAAAGACCCTTGCATTGGACAAAACTGAGCAGGAAGCTCTTGAGTACTTCATGAAGCAGATGAATGATGCTCACCATGGTGGCTGGACAACAAAAATGGACTGGATCTTCCACACAATAAAGCAACATGCTttgaactga
- the ZNF639 gene encoding LOW QUALITY PROTEIN: zinc finger protein 639 (The sequence of the model RefSeq protein was modified relative to this genomic sequence to represent the inferred CDS: deleted 1 base in 1 codon), producing MNEHPKKRKRKTLHPSRYSDSSGATKYIDNSGILSDHCYSVCSMKQPDIKYSENRGRYHSPVQSIDTDDDGSPVHAGTSHWSGSHSNVVGLHYTEPKKKDKGKDKATNNGMCKDICDSPIFSEIPTEEEKPLDIQTVEISTTEVNAVEVHDIETQTVSPEKLEAEDLEEIPLETCKIFEKNQALNITAQQKWPLLRANSSGLYKCELCEFNSKYFSDLKQHMILKHKTCTDTHVCKVCKESFSSKMQLIEHVKLHEEDPYICKYCDYKTVIFENLSQHIADTHFNDHLYWCEQCDMQFSSSSELYLHFQEHSCDEQYLCQFCEHETNDPEDLHSHVVNEHACRLIELSDSYNNKERGQYSLINKISFDKCKNFFVCQVCGFRSRLHTNVNRHVAIEHTKIFPHVCDDCGKGFSGMLEYCKHLSSHLSEGIYLCQYCEYSTGQIEDLKTHLDFRHSADLPHKCTDCLMRFGNEKDLLSHLQIHETA from the exons ATGAACGAACACCCTAAAAAGAGAAAACGGAAGACTCTACACCCTTCTCGATATTCAG aTTCTTCAGGTGCAACCAAATACATAGATAATAGCGGAATTCTTTCTGACCACTGCTATAGTGTCTGTTCTATGAAACAACCAgacataaaatattctgaaaacagag GTAGATACCACAGTCCCGTGCAGAGCATAGACACAGATGATGATGGGAGTCCAGTGCACGCTGGCACTTCTCACTGGAGTGGGTCACATTCAAATGTTGTGGGGTTGCACTATACAGAACCTAAAAAGAAGGATAAAGGTAAAG atAAAGCTACTAATAATGGAATGTGTAAAGACATATGTGATTCACCGATATTCAGTGAGATCCCTACAGAAGAGGAGAAACCTCTTGATATTCAAACTGTAGAAATTTCTACAACGGAAGTTAATGCTGTAGAAGTTCACGATATAGAAACACAAACCGTGTCACCTGAGAAGCTAGAAGCTGAGGATCTAGAGGAGATCCCTCTTGAAACCTGTAAAATCTTCGAGAAGAACCAGGCC TTGAACATCACAGCTCAACAGAAATGGCCTTTGCTGAGAGCCAACAGCAGTGGCCTGTACAAGTGTGAGCTCTGTGAGTTTAATAGCAAGTACTTTTCTGATTTAAAGCAGCACATGATCCTGAAGCACAAGACATGTACAGATACTCATGTCTGTAAAGTTTGTAAAGAGAGTTTCTCCAGCAAAATGCAGCTAATTGAACATGTAAAGCTACATGAGGAAGATCCGTACATCTGCAAATACTGTGATTACAAAACAGTGATATTTGAGAATCTGAGTCAGCACATAGCAGACACTCACTTCAACGACCACCTTTATTGGTGTGAGCAGTGTGATATGCAGTTCTCTTCGAGCAGTGAGCTGTACCTGCACTTCCAGGAGCACAGCTGTGATGAACAGTACCTGTGTCAGTTCTGTGAGCATGAAACAAACGATCCAGAAGACCTGCACAGCCACGTGGTGAATGAACATGCGTGTCGGCTGATAGAGCTAAGCGACAGCTATAATAACAAGGAGCGTGGACAGTACAGTCTCATAAACAAAATTAGTTTTGACAAATGCAAAAACTTTTTTGTATGCCAAGTGTGTGGCTTTAGGAGCAGGCTGCATACCAATGTCAACAGGCATGTTGCTATTGAACACACCAAAATATTCCCTCATGTTTGTGATGACTGTGGGAAGGGCTTTTCAGGTATGTTGGAGTATTGCAAGCATTTAAGCTCTCATTTATCTGAAGGGATTTATTTGTGTCAGTACTGTGAATATTCAACAGGACAGATTGAAGACCTTAAAACCCATTTGGATTTCAGGCATTCGGCAGATTTACCTCATAAATGTACTGATTGTTTAATGAGGtttggaaatgagaaagatCTTCTAAGTCATCTTCAGATACATGAGACAGCTTGA